The Miscanthus floridulus cultivar M001 chromosome 6, ASM1932011v1, whole genome shotgun sequence genomic interval GAATTGATCAACACTGGCCCATTTATTCTTAGCGTTACATTTTCTCAAATGTCTTGTTAGCACAATAGCATGATGTTTAATGGTGTTTAAGGATCAACATATAGACATGGCACAACTGGTAGGCAAAGGCATATGAGAGGAGGGGTTAGCAAGTTAGCATCTGTAGAAGAGGAACGGATCATCACAATCTGATGATTGCTATGAAGCTAAGCAACACGTGGGAACTGATTGTGCGGTAACTTAGAGTAGATCTTATCTCTTGATAGTCTGCCTGATTCAGGTTACAGGTTAATTTCAAAGATAACTCTTATCGAGTAGTGATTAACCTTTAGTACTGTCTTATGCTTTATAGTTTTCGTCCAGGAGAGGGGGGGTGTTATGACCGGGCTGCAGTACTCCAGGAGGCGGCCCAATAGTGGCTAATAAGCCATATTTATTAATTTCgggatttatttttatataattaGCAGATGACTTGAGGGGTTAATTAGCAAAAGGATATTTAGTTCTACAAATACTTTGTAATCAGGATTATTGAGATTAAGCAGAAACAatctattgtttccggcttcccctgggagccgggagttcctaaccctagccgcctctactGTTCACGCGTGAACAGTGTCGCCGACTGTAGCTGCGCGAAGGTTCTAGGGCTACAGCCGCAGCTGCCGGTTGTCGTTCAAGCCTCGCCCTCCGATCGTTCACTCCTACAACCTCAGATCGGTACGAGGGAGACCGCAGCAGCATACCAACCTGGTATCAGCCATGTCGATCCCGCTGCCCTCCACCACTGTGCCCCCGCTCTCCACCACTGTGCCCCCGCTCTCCACGGCGGACCCGCCAGGCACCACCGCACCGCTGTCCGCGGTCTCCACGTCGGGTGCCGCAATCCTCGCTGCAGATGGCCGCGGGCGCCGTGGGCGTCATGACGAACGAGCAGTTGACGGCGGCTGTCCTTGACCTCGGCAAGATGGTGGCTGGGATTCATGGGTTCCTGCTGGGGCCGCAGCCgaacccgccgccgccgtccccagCGTCTTCGACCGCCCTGTACTCCTACAGGATGCCACACGACGACACGGCGACCACCACCTCACCAGCGTTGTCGGTCCTCCCCGCTGGTGTGCCGATCCAGGACATCAAGTTCCCTCACTCGCCGTCCCTGATACCGGCGTGGCTCACGAGTGCCTCGCTGCCGGTGTACAGGCGCGTACGTCGATCCCGCAGGCGCCCCACATCACCGCGGGTTTCGGTCCTGAGGGCGCTCCGGCGTCGGGCACCCTCTACGGCGGCGTCGATGGGGCcctcttccacggctccagcctcTGGCCGCCCCCGGCGTCCGACGCGGCTCCATCGGTGGCCGCCCCCGCGGCGTTCGGCACGGCTGAGTTCCAGCCGAAGGGCTACAAGCTGGACTTCACCACGTACGACGGCTCCGTGGATCCGCTGAACTGGCTTACACACTGTGAGCAATTCTTCTGGGGCCAGCGCACACCGGTGGCACAATGGACGTGGATGGCCTCGTACCACCTCACCGGCGTCGCTCAAACGTGGTTCTATGCCCTCTTGTTGGACGAGGGTATGCCCTCCTGGGAGCGCTTCAAGGAGTTGTGCCGCCTTCGTTTCGGGCCACCCATCTATGGCTCGTGGTTGGCCGAGTTGGGTCGGCTGTCGTTCCACTCCACGGTCCAGGAGTTCGCGGACCGCTTCCAGACGATCCTCGCGCACTCCCGGGACATCTCCACGCGACAGAAGGTGGAGCTCTTCGTCGGCGGTCTCCTGGAACACATTCGGGTGGACGTCGCGATGCGCGCCCTGCCCGACCTCCAGTCGGCGATGTTCCTGGCCCGCGCCTTTGAGAGCCGCGCCACGGCCACGGCAGCCCTGCAGCAGTCGCCGCAGCCGCGCGATGCTCGTCCACCGCCACGGCCGGCCCTTCCTACACGCCCTCAGGGGACGGCCGCGGGCCCTACCGTCGCACCGGGCGTCCCAGCACCGTCCGCAGCGGGCGCGGCACTTGCTGCCCCGGGCGCAGCGGCACCGGCCCGGCCGTTCCGCCGTCTCTCGCCGGCCGAGATGCAAGAGCGCCGCCGCCAAGGCCTCTGCTACAACTGTGATGAATAGTATGTGCGTGGGCTCATCTGCCCCCGCCTGTTCTACCTGGAGGCGGACGACTTCGTCGACGACGACGGGGCACCAGTGGAGGACGCTGTGGCCGCGGCCTTGCCTGAGGAGCCGCACGTCAACGTGGCCGCCCACGCTCACGCTCTTGAGGTTTCTATGCACGCTCTTGCAGGGATCAGGACCTACCACACGATGCTTCTtccggtgatgatcaagggcgAGCGCCTCCTCGCCTTGTTGGACACCAGCTCCACCCACACCTTCCTCCAGGGCGCGGCCATGCGCCGCCTTGGGCTTGCTCCGCAGGGGGGCGACCAGCGCCGTGTCACGGTCGCCAGCAGCGAGCGTGTGTCGTGCGAGGGGATCGCCCGCGACGTCCCCGTCATCATCAGTGGGGCGCCCTTCTCCATCACCTGCGTCGGGCTCGCGCTGGGCTGTTTCGACTTCATCCTGGGCGTCGACTTCCTCGGCACGTTGGGCCCCCTCACCTGGGACTTCGAGGGGCTCACCGTGTCCTTCCAGCGGGACGGCCGCCGCGTCACGTGGCAGTGTGTGGGCGCCCCGGGCGCGCCCTCCCAGCAACGTTCGTTGGCCGCGGTCGCCACGGACCCGCAACAACCGCTGCTGGACGAGCTTCTACTTCAGCACAGCGCCGTCTTCGACACGCCGCGCGGTCTCCCTCCGGCCCGCCCctacgaccaccgcatccacctgTTGTCGGGGACCGCTCCGGTAGCTGTGTGGCCTTACCGGTACCCGCAGCTGCAGAAGGACGAGCTCGAGCGGCAGTGCGCTGCCATGTTGGAGTAGGGCATCATCCGCCCCAGTACCTCTCCGTTTTCTGCACCGGTGCTCCTGGTCAAGAAGGCAGACGGGTCGTGGCGCTTTTGCATCGACTACCGGGCGCTCAACGACCGCACATCCAAGGACAAGTTCCCGATCCCGGTGGTTGACGAGCTCCTCGACGGGCTCCATGGAGCgaagttcttcaccaagctcgacctccGCTCCGGGTACCACCAGGTGCAGATGCGCCCGGCGGATGTCGAGAAGACCGCCTTCCGCACGCACCACGGCCACTTCGAGTTCCTGGTGACGCCGTTTGGGCTCTCCAACGCCCCGGCAACTTTCCAGGTGTTGATGAACGATGTGCTCCGCCCGTTTCTACGCAGGTTTGTGCTGGTTTTCTTCAACGACATTCTCATTTACAGCTTGTCGTGGACCGAGCACCTCCGGCACATGGGCCTCGTCTTCACCGCCTTGCGAGCACACGATCTCTTTTTAAAGAGGTCGAAGTGCTCCTTTGGGGCCCTCTCCGTCACCTGCCTCGGCCACGTCATCTCCGCCGACGGCTTCGCTATGGACAGCGACAAGGTGGCCGCGGTCGCTTCTTGGCCAACGCCGCGCTCCCCGCGGGGTGTGCGCGGCTTCCTGGGGCTCGCCGGCTACTACCGGAAGTTCATCCGCGACTTCGGCTCCATTGCGGCGCCCCTCACGCGTCTCCTACGGAAGGAGGCGTTCGTCTAGACAGCTGAGGCGGACGAGGCTTTCGCTGCCCTCAAGCGGGCGCTCTCGTCGGCGCCGGTCCTGCAGATGCCTAACTTTGAGCGCCCATTTGTGGTCGACTGCGACGCCTCCGGCACCGGGTTTGGCGTCGTTCTGCACCAGGGGGCGGGACCCCTGGCCTTCTTCAGTCGACCGTTCGCCGCCCGCCATGTCAAATTGGCGGCGTATGAGCGCGAGCTCATTGGGCTGGTGCAAGCAGTCCGCCACTGGCGCCCGTACTTGTGGGGGCGCCGGTTCCTCGTCCGCACCGACCACTACTAGCCTGAAGTTCCTCCTGGACCAGCGGCTTTCCACCATGCCCCAGCACCAATGGATCAGCAAGCTGTTCGGGTTCGACTTCACCGTCGAGTACCGTCCCGGGCGGCTCAACTCGGCGGCCGACGCGCTGTCCCGCCGCGATGAGGAGGCTGCGTCGCTGTGTGCCCTGTCCGGGCCGTCCTTCGACCTCTACGCCGACATCCGCCGGGCCACCGCGACTGACCCGGTCGCGCAAGACCTGCTGCAGCAGCTGGCGGCTGGCTCCCTGGATGCGCCGTGGGCAGCCGGGGACGGTTTCCTCCTCCACGGCAAGCGCATCTACGTTCCGGCCCTCGATGACCTGCGTCACCAGGTGGTGGCCCTTGCACACTCGGCTGGGCATGAGGGGGTCCAGAAAACACTTGTGCGCCTCCGAGGTGATTTCTACGTCCCCGGCGATCGCCAGCTGGTGCACGACTTCGTCCGCTCCTGCGACGTGTGCCAGCGAAACAAGACGCCGAGCCACTCAGCCGGCCGGCCTGCTTCAGCCCCTGGACATCCCGTCCTAGGTGTGGGctgatatttccatggacttcatcgaggGTCTTCCAAAGGTGCACGGCAAGTCGGTGATTCTGACGGTGGTGGATCGCTTCTCGAAGTACGCCCATTTCATCGCCCTCAgccacccctacaccgccgccTCGGTCGCCCGCGCCTTCTTCGAGGGGATTGTGCGCCTGCACGGCTTCCCCAACTCCATCGTCAGCGACCGCGACCCAGTCTTCACCAGCAATCTGTGGCGTGACCTCTTCAAGTGTGCAGGTGTGAAGCAGCGACTTAGCACAGGCGTTCCACCCCTAGACCGACGGCCAGTCGGAGGTCGTCAACAAGGTGATCGCGATGTACTTGCGCTGTGCGACCGGTGATCGGCCGCGCTCGTGGGTCGACTGGCTCTCCTGGgcggagtactgctacaacacctCATACCACTCCGCGCTCTGGGCAACGCCGTTCGAGGTGGTGTACGGGCGCCCCCCACCCTCCCTTCTTCCGCACCAGGAGGGGGCGGCCCAGACAGAGGCGGTGGACGCCATGCTGCGGGATCGGGACGCGTTACTGGAGGAGGTTCGCGAGCGTCTTCTCCAAGCGCAGCAGTACGCCAAGCGGTACTACGACGAGCACCATCGCGAGGTGGAGTTTGACGTGGGAGCATGGGTGCTGCTCCGCCTGCTGCACCGACCCACCCATGCTCTCGCCTCGCCATCGAAGGGCAAGCTGCGTCCACGCTACGCCGGGCCGTTCTAGATCGTCGAGCGCATTGGCCCTGTGGCCTACCGCCTCCACCTTCCCGCGGAGGCGCGCCTGCATGACGTCTTCCATGTGGGGCTGTTGAAGCCCTACAACTACACCGGCTCTCCACCTTCAGGTCCGGCCGTGCTGCCCCCGGTCCAGGATGGGTGGCTGTTGCCGGCGCCCGAGCAGGTGCTGCGTGCCCAGCTGCGACGGGGTGCTTGGCGCCTACTAGTCAAGTGGCAAGGTCTTCCGGAAGATGAGGCGACATGGGAGCCACTGGAGGACTTCAAGGCTCTCTACCCCGatgtccagctcgaggacgagctgtttgccgaggcggggagagatgttatgaccgggctGCAGTACTCCAGGAGCCGGCCCAATAGTGGCTAATAAGCCATATTTATTAATTTCgggatttatttttatataattaGCAGATGACTTGAGGGGTTAATTAGCAAAAGGATATTTAGTTCTACAAATACTTTGTAATCAGGATTATTGAGATTAAGCAGAAACAatctattgtttccggcttcccctgggagccgggagttcctaaccctagccgcctctactGTCCATGCGTGAACAGTGCCGCCGACTGTAGCTGCGCGAAGGTTTTAGGGCTACAGCCGCAGCCGCCGCTCCCTCGCTGCAGCCACGGCACCACCTCGCCGCCGGTCAGTCGTTCAAGCCTCGCCCTCCGATCGTTCACTCCTACAACCTCAGATCGGTACGAGGGAGACCGCAACAGCATACCAGGGGGGGGGGAGCTTAATTCCTTCTATATTAGCTAGATGCATTTGCCCGGGTTTCCCATTTCATGAATCAATAGATTTATACTAATATACGAAGAACCTCCCTCTTCCAAAGCCTTCCTTGCCTTGACACCAAATTCTTTTGCTCTCATCCTCATCTCCTCTGCACCTCCCTCATCCATCAACTTGGACACAGCTGTCTCCACAGCATCCCTTGTCACTGTAGCCTCCTTGTGTTCATACCCCCATTGTGTCACCGCTTTCACTCCAACCTCCACCCCAGTTTTCAGCACATCCACCACCAACCTTTCATTCACAAACTGCTCTGCACAGTGTGGCCATGTGATCATGGGCACGCCTGCACAGATGGCCTCTAATGTTGAGTTCCACCCACCGTGTGTCATGAAACCTCCAAGTAGATTTGTGCCACAGGATCATTACCTGTGGCGCCCAGCCCCTTATGATCAAGCCTCTGTCCTTTACTCGTTCTTCGAACCCATCCGCGAGCCATTCCTCAACTTCTGGAAACTTATCTCCTGCTTTAATCACCCAGATGAACGGCTTGTTGGAAGATTCCAGCCCTAGTCCCAGCTCAACAAGCTGCTGAGGTGCAGTGCAGGCCAGACTGCCGAAGCTTACAAAGATCACTGAGCCTGGATTCATGGAATCAAGCCATTGCAAGCACTGTGCCTCATCCATTGAGGCCTTGTTTCCTCTTGCAGCCATCGTGTTGCTGTCCTGATTGCACAGACACATTGGTCCCACTGTCCAAACCTTCTTCCCTGTAATCTGCTCAAAGGACTCGATGTACAAAGCCTCCAGCTCTTGGAAGCTGTTTATGATAACACCACTGGATCTCATCTCCTCCTCATTCATGTTCTTACGGATTTGATCCAGACCAGGAACAGATACACTTCCAGGGCATTTTGCCTTTGCCAACTCAAGGAGCGTAGGGAATCCTGGGAAACTAATGAGCTCATTCTCATCTTCAACTTGTTCCAGTAAGTTGTCGCGGACAATGATGTACCTGCAAAATATAATTATATTGTATTTAATCACATTATGCTGCAAACTTGTTTCCTGTTACTGCCAGTTCTTAGTCAGCATGCTATTGTTGAATTTCTGCCATTATTGGTTGGAGTGTAAACTAAAATATTGTTGCTGATTAATTAGTAGTACTCTGATTAATATTTTTTCCCTTTATGTTACACTCATAAAATTGTTTCTGAATAGTAGTACTCAGATGAATACTTTAATTTATTTTGCACATACATAATTGCCTTTGGCCATGTTTATGTCCACTTATAATCAGATTTTCAGTGAAAAAAAGCGAGAGTCCCACCAAATGCTTTGATTATTTCTGCTTATATTCTACCGCTGCTTCAGAACTTTGAAGTAGCTAAGTCAAGAATCAAAAAATTCCTGTTGAATGACGGTTATAACTTATATAAGCAGAAACAAATAAGGTCTTTCTTTTCTGAAGGAACATATGCTACTTTTTACTCCAGTTTTTGGACCAATTACATTTTTAGTGATAAAATATGCTTCATATTGACACAAAATACCTGGCAAGGTACGCGAAGCCGCAGAAGCCATTAAACGTCAGCCTTGGGATACCAAACTCCCTTGCGATGTCACCTGTCCACCAGTGCATCATGTCTGATATGATGCAGCTTGGAGATTGGCAGTTGCTGACTGAGGTATGCAACGAGGGGCTCCCGAAGCGCTGCGCAGGCATCCATGAAGTTCTTGAGCAGATCTCTGGATTTGATCATGTCGACGTTCTCGCATCCTTCAGGCAGGCCAAACTCAACGGCGGGGAAGCGGAGCTTGACGAACTGGATCGCGAGGCCTTCTGCCGCTGCGTGATCGATGAACCCTGTGATCCTGGAGGCGTTCAGTGGTGTGGTGATGAAGCTGACCTGCGCGCCATGCTTGGCTAGCAGGTATGCCATGTCAGTCATGGGGATGGTGTGGCCCTGTGCCATCATTGGAACCAGCACAAAGTGTGTCCTCTCAGAGGCGTTCAGGTTATGGGCGAGTGCTTGGGTGGCAGAGGCCATGGCTGTGGCTGTGAGATGATGAAGTGGAGACTGGAGAAGCATACACTAGTTGTTCTGGGAGAGGTCGTATGCTGTTTGTGTTTGAACCGGAGGAGATAACAGCTGAGGTATATATGTAGTCTCTGTTCCTCGTGATATGAAACCGATGTGGGTAGGTTCGGTGACGCATGTACACACGTCATGTTATCAAGGAGATAAGAGGCCGGCAGCATATAACAAATTGCAAATTGCTACAGCTTTGGTGGTGCATGTTCACACGTCAATCAGAGTCGTGGGATCGTGGTTACAATATTGGGTAGAGCTTCTCAAGTCTTGAACTGGAGCAGTGTTCAGGCTGTCCGACTGGACTACAGATAGCTCGGACTAGCATCGTTACTGCCTAACATGTTACATGGCCCGGGATTCTTGACAATCCTGTGACTAAAATGGGTAACCAAATAGTTTATCCACTAGAAGTTTAGGCTATGTTGTACTCGAATCTTTATATGGTGGTGCTCTCTTGTTATGCTAGTTTGCTTGCATGGTTCTTTTTGGCATGTCTACTGGTAAGCGTATGGCTCTGGAGCCTTTTGATCTTTCTGGTGATGCTTGCGTTGCTTGCTTGTATTATTAATTGTCTTCATAAAAGAAGTCTGAGTGCCAGTTTTTCTCAGGCGGATCTCATCCATTTGGAAAACTGGATCCCTGGGGGGCCCTTCATTTTGGAAAGATGCACTTGGCAATCTTGCATGCGCACGCAGTACTTCCAATCTAGAAATACCTGTTCTGGTTCATCTCCCATGTCAATGAGTGTGTATAAGCTTTCACCATATCCTTGTAGCTGCTTCTCTCATAGGATATACTCGCTGTTTccgagagagagagaaagcaaTTAGTTTCAAATTTAATTTATGCTGAAACTATTTTTTTAATTTCCTGTCTGACAAGCTGAGGCTGCGATGCATGCTGTTTCGAAATTCCTCTTATcaggcttatcagtcatggtatagtgtttttctctcacaataaaataacatcagccggcttatccgATTGACACGTATTATGTTCACTTTCTTCTTTGATCACCTTTTTCATATAGATATATATCACACGTATTATTTTATACCATACAATCTGGTCTCATATATTAGCTATGCTGGGATCATTTTAATGTCAGCTCCTCTTGTGGAACTAATACTGTTTTGGAAAAATGTTTGGCGAAAATGGCTTAGATGAAGGCTTTGTAATAATTTGATTTAGATCTGTAAGGAGGAACCAGGATAAACAACGTTTTTACGGCTTTGACTCGTCAATTTTAAAACAGCTATGGCTCTTTCGGGCTCCTTAGAAAGAAGCCACTTTTTAATGTCCATCTGGTACAGCTTCTTGACAAGAGCTGTTGTACCAAAGAGGCCCTTATTCGACACAAAGATAAACAATTTGGAAACAACCAAGAAGTAGAGGTTAAGAAGATAGTTGGAGCAGAAGCAAACAAGGTACTCCTATCTCTTAATACGATTCGGGCACCAAAAGCGGGCACCCGATACTGCCACGTCACCCGTTAACCCGCCAGCTGTTCGATCGACCCGTCACGCAATACTGACCGTCCGATGCGGGTCTGATCGGGCCTCTCGCCCATCAACCCGCAAACCTGGTCACCCACGAATCGTCGTGAACCCGGGCCGACGCTGGCTTCCTTTGGCTCCTGCCTCCGTCGCCGCAACCGGTCCCGTCCCTACCGAGCGTTGTCCTCGTCCTAGGCCGCGCCGCCGAGCGCCACCTCGGCGGGAGGCCCCGACGTCCTCTTCCCGTAGGCCCGGGCCCGGCCGCGCCTCCACCACGACCGCCACTGCCACCCCACCGAGCACCGCCCCCGTCCCAGCCGCCACCTAGGCCGCGCTGCCGACCGTCACCCCGGCCCCGCCGAGGTCGCGCCACTGTCGCGCTCGCTACGAGGGGCGCCGCACCGGCCCCGGCCCCTCCCAGCCCGGAGAGCAGTTTCCAGCCGAGCGCCGCCTCCGCACCTGTCGAGGCATCTTTCATGGTGGGGAGCACGATCAGGTGGGGAGGAAGTTCTGGCGGCTACGGATCTGGTGGGATCGGATCGAGGCTATAATTCCTCACTAAGGACTGGCTCCTCAAGCATTGCACTCGTGTCTCGACCACTGTCACCGCGCTCCGTAGTTCGCCTGCCGCCATCGGTCATCGACCCCGGCACGCAAGCAATCGCACAGCTTGAGGCAACGACGATGGAAGCGAAGCACGGGACGACGCCCAGGCTGAGTCCGTGTAGGTGCTGCGCTCGACGCCTTTATCGCCAAGAATCTCGCCAATTCATATGTCTACTGCAACCGGCGGAGGTACGTCCTCAGGGTGTTTGCTGAAATGGCCGTTCGCACTGCCGTGAGTTCAAATTCCTTACTTGCCTCTGTCTCCTCCATTTGCTTGAATAGGTGGCCAGCCAGCTAACTATCGCGACAGTGCTCCCTGGACGGCGTGAGCCACCGGCGATGGCGTCGGCAACTGGCGTGGCAGACCACTTCCTCGTGTCCTTCTCCTTCCACGACCCCAATGCCAAGGAGCGCCATCAGGGACCATCTGCTCTGAGCCAACGCAAACAACCAGGAGATTGAACATGCGCTCAAGGTGAAGCCCTGCCCCACCGATCCTTGTTTTTTCAGTAAAAATGAGATGCTATTGTTTCAAGTGCGTAATCAATTTTTACCTGAAAATATCCCTGAGCGAGTAGCTATCTGTGATTCTATTTCCTTTCACGCTTTTAATTTAATGGATGGTCGCAGTCTACACTTCTTTTCTTCGTGCCTTTTGGATGATGTAGGTATTCAACTGGAGAAACGTATTAGCTTATGTTTTTTAAGTGTACATTAATTCACTGTTTGACAATGTTTCTAGGGAAGTAGCATTCAGAAGTGTTCAAATAAAGATTTGATTTTTGTTCACTTTGGACTTCCACATTGTATTTGTGTGCGTAGAACTGGAGTAACGATGTAGAATCAATTCTCTGCTCGACAATGTTGCTCTGGGTGCAACTGAATGCTAGTAAAGTGGTGCCTGTTGTCCCCGGTGAGCAAAGTCAAGCTTGCAGCTGATAAAGAGTAAGTGAACCATTCTTCTGTGCTTCAGAACGTTGTGCTATTCTACTGCTGCCTGATTAATCTCTCAATTAGGCACCATAATATTCAAACTATCGTAACATAAAAAAATCTCTTATAGTTGTATTACTTGCTATTATGTGAAATCATCCAAATCCAAATATGATGAATAAACGCAAACCCATGATATGATATGGAGTCATGGTAGCGACTGTTTTAATTGTGTCAAATATTGTATGGTTTACTGCTTGGTACTGCATTTCAACCATGCCTTTTGTGACTAGACTAGATAAAAAAAATGCTCTTCCTTAACCTTTCGTTGCTAACAGGCAACACAATCAACTGTGGATGGCAACAACCACATCAACTGGCTATTAGATTTGTTTACTGCAATTTCTATTCTTTCTCTGGTACTTATCATGCTCAGGGTGTCTGTCTCCATGGAACAACGCCACCTCAAATTACGTGCAATCATCAGGAGTGGGGAAAGAAATCATTTCCATTTTTCTCTGAATACGGGTAGGGGGCACACAcctaaaaaaataaaacaaaacaaaaaaaacctaAAGCTCCTTGCTCCAATCTTTCTTGCGTGCGTTCTAGAGaggttctttctttcttttgtgcCGTGGTCGTTGGCTAATTGATTTCCATTCTACACAGGTTAGCTGGAACAGGACGTGAACAAAATGTGTTGGAGATTAATTGTTGTTTTATGGATTTCAGTGCGCTGATTATGTTTAAGTTTTTTTGCACGTGGATTTCATATCCACATCCTAATTTAGGCATATGAtatttcttctgtttgatggatTGTCCATACCCTACTTGCTTGTAGCAGGGAACTGTTGATGAGTGGTTTGATTATGAGAAATCGGTTTTGTGCTCCATGCCATGACTCCATCCAGGGGCCAATGGTGGAGTCAGCAAAGGGGGTGGCTAATGATGCAGAGCATAGGCAAGCAACTCACCTTTAGGCTTCAGCTCActactataaggaaaatggacccttggtccatttactttggattttggtgtttgatgactaacacaaccaaattggactaataaatttgcaagtgtttgttttatagttcaatagggtgcaagatgtaacttggacaaaggcaacgtgatgatccgatgatcaacacctcaagcaagactttaggagcacaagaaaagatccaagagatcaagcaaagtccaagcatgaagattggaaccaagccgcacgcaagatcgcgaagaaacgagctcgcagaggcgaccgaacgctggaccggacgttggtggctcggcagtcaggatgaccagacgctggaccggtggctctgcaatcggggcgaccggacgctggaccggctCTGCagtcggggcgaccggacgcagggaagcagcgtccgatcgagtacagagaggttccagcggcaaatctacgaccggacgcgtccggtggcaggtgaccggatgctggccagcgtccgatcagtatactgccggctcaacggtcgggacgaccggacacgtccagtcagtagcaggtTCGCAGGAatttgaccccaacggctactttctcagtggggcttataaatacaacccccaaccggccatttgagtagggtggagctgaggaaatataccaagggtgttgatacaccattttagtgatctccacttgcatagtgcttagtgttttattaggtgattagcgtaggtgctttgcgaagtgcttaggttgattagaccaccgcttatgcgcttgctctaggtttaggcctagtgtttagtgaggtttgcatacctcctgctaccccatgcttgcgagcacaagtgttgtacatcagtggggcttgaagtcttgtgagatcacacc includes:
- the LOC136460212 gene encoding uncharacterized protein; its protein translation is MSIPLPSTTVPPLSTTVPPLSTADPPGTTAPLSAVSTSGAAILAADGRGRPEPAAAVPSVFDRPVLLQDATRRHGDHHLTSVVGPPRWCADPGHQVPSLAVPDTGVAHECLAAGVQARTSIPQAPHITAGFGPEGAPASGTLYGGVDGALFHGSSLWPPPASDAAPSVAAPAAFGTAEFQPKGYKLDFTTYDGSVDPLNWLTHCEQFFWGQRTPVAQWTWMASYHLTGVAQTWFYALLLDEGMPSWERFKELCRLRFGPPIYGSWLAELGRLSFHSTVQEFADRFQTILAHSRDISTRQKVELFVGGLLEHIRVDVAMRALPDLQSAMFLARAFESRATATAALQQSPQPRDARPPPRPALPTRPQGTAAGPTVAPGVPAPSAAGAALAAPGAAAPARPFRRLSPAEMQERRRQGLCYNWIRTYHTMLLPVMIKGERLLALLDTSSTHTFLQGAAMRRLGLAPQGGDQRRVTVASSERVSCEGIARDVPVIISGAPFSITCVGLALGCFDFILGVDFLGTLGPLTWDFEGLTVSFQRDGRRVTWQCVGAPGAPSQQRSLAAVATDPQQPLLDELLLQHSAVFDTPRGLPPARPYDHRIHLLSGTAPADGSWRFCIDYRALNDRTSKDKFPIPVVDELLDGLHGAKFFTKLDLRSGYHQVQMRPADVEKTAFRTHHGHFEFLVTPFGLSNAPATFQVLMNDVLRPFLRRFVLVFFNDILIYSLSWTEHLRHMGLVFTALRAHDLFLKRSKCSFGALSVTCLGHVISADGFAMDSDKVAAVASWPTPRSPRGVRGFLGLAGYYRKFIRDFGSIAAPLTRLLRKEAFV
- the LOC136461651 gene encoding LOW QUALITY PROTEIN: UDP-glycosyltransferase 73D1-like (The sequence of the model RefSeq protein was modified relative to this genomic sequence to represent the inferred CDS: deleted 2 bases in 2 codons); translation: MLLQSPLHHLTATAMASATQALAHNLNASERTHFVLVPMMAQGHTIPMTDMAYLLAKHGAQVSFITTPLNASRITGFIDHAAAEGLAIQFVKLRFPAVEFGLPEGCENVDMIKSRDLLKNFMDACAALREPLVAYLSQQLQSPSCIISDMMHWWTGDIAREFGIPRLTFNGFCGFAYLARYIIVRDNLLEQVEDENELISFPGFPTLLELAKAKCPGSVSVPGLDQIRKNMNEEEMRSSGVIINSFQELEALYIESFEQITGKKVWTVGPMCLCNQDSNTMAARGNKASMDEAQCLQWLDSMNPGSVIFVSFGSLACTAPQQLVELGLGLESSNKPFIWVIKAGDKFPEVEEWLADGFEERVKDRGLIIRGWAPQVMILWHKSLGGFMTHGGWNSTLEAICAGVPMITWPHCAEQFVNERLVVDVLKTGVEVGVKAVTQWGYEHKEATVTRDAVETAVSKLMDEGGAEEMRMRAKEFGVKARKALEEGGSSYISINLLIHEMGNPGKCI